A single Streptomyces mirabilis DNA region contains:
- a CDS encoding ATP-binding protein: MASVIPSAPLGTDAAEDRSGLRAAAGVRPGAAAARRFRFELAAHPGSVAQARHLTRARLSGWDVSDDTCDTAVLVVSELVTNAIVHSASARVVCELHDGDDLVRIAVRDEGCAPDEPHPSPQRPEEEHGRGLLLVTAVCRSWGAQDTAPGLLVWADLPRSPAADATGAAAARSDLGWGARKPPADGRGTGTEASWGTEDSWRTEGSWRTEGSWRRETSWGTRTMGVPPIGRSRDRGRL, from the coding sequence GTGGCAAGCGTGATTCCGTCCGCGCCCTTAGGAACAGACGCCGCCGAGGACCGCTCCGGTCTGCGTGCCGCCGCAGGGGTGCGCCCTGGCGCCGCCGCCGCGCGCCGGTTTCGCTTCGAGCTGGCCGCACACCCGGGTTCCGTGGCTCAGGCCCGGCACCTGACGCGCGCCCGGCTCTCCGGCTGGGACGTGTCCGACGACACCTGTGACACGGCGGTCCTCGTCGTCTCCGAGCTGGTCACCAACGCCATCGTGCACAGCGCGAGCGCGCGTGTGGTGTGCGAGCTGCACGACGGGGACGACCTGGTGCGGATAGCCGTACGTGACGAGGGATGCGCTCCTGATGAGCCGCACCCCTCGCCGCAGCGTCCCGAGGAGGAACACGGCAGGGGGCTGCTGCTCGTCACGGCCGTGTGCCGGTCCTGGGGCGCCCAGGACACCGCGCCGGGGCTGCTGGTCTGGGCGGATCTCCCGCGCTCCCCGGCCGCCGACGCCACGGGTGCCGCAGCGGCCCGCTCCGACCTCGGATGGGGCGCGAGGAAGCCACCGGCCGACGGCCGGGGCACCGGGACGGAAGCGTCCTGGGGAACGGAAGACTCCTGGAGGACGGAAGGGTCCTGGAGGACGGAAGGGTCCTGGAGGAGGGAAACCTCCTGGGGGACGCGGACCATGGGGGTCCCCCCGATCGGGCGAAGCCGGGATCGGGGAAGGCTGTGA
- a CDS encoding helix-turn-helix domain-containing protein — protein sequence MSEPRSAPTVGQVVLGRRLLDLRERVGLKREEAARILRVAPATVRRMEMAEVALKIPYLQLLLKSYGVSDEEAEAFVQLAEEANRPGWWQRFHDILPGWFSMYVSLEGAATLIRSYEPHFVPGILQTEEYARGVLKSGAIGQTRPEDIERHVALRMQRQNLLTREGAPRIWAVMDETALRRPVGGPEVMRAQIDKLIEATKLPNVTLQVVPFSTGPHPGTYGPFVLFRFAMPELPDMVYSEYLTGAVYLDERSEVATHLEVMDRMAAQAATAHRTKEILRDFRKEL from the coding sequence GTGAGCGAACCGCGGTCCGCGCCGACGGTCGGCCAGGTCGTCCTCGGCCGGCGCCTGCTGGACCTACGGGAACGCGTGGGTCTCAAACGTGAGGAGGCGGCGCGCATCCTGCGTGTCGCGCCCGCCACGGTCCGCCGGATGGAGATGGCCGAAGTCGCCCTCAAAATCCCGTACCTCCAGCTCCTGCTGAAGTCGTACGGGGTGTCGGACGAGGAGGCCGAGGCCTTCGTCCAACTGGCCGAGGAGGCCAACCGGCCCGGCTGGTGGCAGCGCTTCCACGACATCCTGCCGGGCTGGTTCTCGATGTACGTCAGCCTGGAGGGCGCCGCCACCCTCATCCGTTCGTACGAACCCCACTTCGTGCCCGGAATCCTGCAGACCGAGGAGTACGCCCGTGGCGTCCTGAAGTCGGGCGCCATCGGCCAGACCAGACCCGAGGACATCGAGCGCCATGTGGCGCTGCGCATGCAACGCCAGAATCTGCTCACTCGTGAAGGCGCACCCCGGATCTGGGCCGTGATGGACGAGACGGCCCTGCGCCGCCCCGTCGGCGGTCCCGAGGTGATGCGCGCCCAGATCGACAAGCTGATCGAGGCCACGAAGCTGCCCAACGTGACGCTCCAGGTCGTCCCGTTCTCCACGGGGCCGCACCCCGGCACGTACGGGCCCTTCGTGCTGTTTCGCTTTGCCATGCCGGAGCTCCCGGACATGGTCTACAGCGAGTACCTGACCGGCGCCGTCTATCTGGACGAGCGTTCCGAGGTGGCGACCCACCTCGAGGTCATGGACCGCATGGCGGCTCAGGCCGCCACGGCACATCGCACGAAGGAGATCCTCCGGGATTTCCGCAAGGAGCTGTGA
- a CDS encoding DUF397 domain-containing protein: MDNIKQRIRNERIRDERIYNGMPARELGSEGWHKPWSGGNGGNCLEAMKLADGRIAVRQSADPDGPALIYTPGEMTAFIQGAKEGVADFLLS, from the coding sequence ATGGACAACATCAAGCAGCGGATACGCAATGAGCGGATCCGCGACGAGCGGATCTACAACGGGATGCCCGCCCGTGAACTGGGCAGCGAGGGCTGGCACAAGCCGTGGAGCGGCGGCAACGGCGGCAACTGCCTGGAGGCGATGAAGCTCGCGGACGGGCGTATCGCCGTCCGCCAGTCGGCGGATCCGGACGGGCCCGCGCTCATCTACACACCCGGTGAGATGACCGCGTTCATCCAAGGCGCCAAGGAGGGGGTGGCGGACTTCCTTCTTTCCTGA
- a CDS encoding PLP-dependent aminotransferase family protein, which translates to MAESWVNSAERIGADLHLELSGPGGRRAALIRALREAVRGGRLAPGTRLPPYRSLAADLGVARNTVADAYAELVAEGWLTARQGSGTRVAERAAPLGAPERVPKKAPPRARGPRHDLRQGTPDASSFPRAAWLASYRRTLQQAPNSAFGPGDPAGRVELREALAEYLARARGVRTEPGRIVICSGFAHALRLLFPGVLRGPLAVESYGLGFHRELLAAASVRTVPLPLDEDGAQVGELGRERAVLLTPAHQFPTGGPLHPERRAAAVDWARARGGVILEDDYDGEFRYDRKPVGAVQGLDPERVIHIGSVSKSLSPALRLGWMVLPRRYVDAVLAVKGEREAWASVLEQLTLADFLASGSYDRHVRRMRQRYRGRRDRLVAALVERAPHIEVTGIAAGLHAVLRLPPGTERSAVKAATWQGVALDGLAGFRHPEATMSAPDGLVVGYATPSEHAYGAALEALCGALPPGP; encoded by the coding sequence ATGGCGGAATCATGGGTCAATTCTGCGGAGCGGATCGGCGCCGACCTGCATCTGGAGCTGTCCGGGCCGGGCGGCCGGCGGGCCGCGCTGATCCGGGCGCTGCGCGAGGCCGTACGCGGTGGCAGGCTCGCCCCGGGCACTCGGCTGCCGCCGTATCGCTCGCTCGCCGCCGACCTGGGCGTGGCTCGCAACACGGTCGCCGATGCGTACGCCGAACTCGTCGCCGAGGGCTGGCTGACCGCCCGGCAGGGCTCGGGCACCCGCGTTGCCGAGCGCGCCGCACCACTGGGTGCCCCGGAGCGCGTGCCGAAAAAGGCACCTCCACGCGCGCGTGGGCCCCGACACGATCTGCGGCAGGGGACACCTGACGCCTCGTCGTTCCCGCGCGCCGCATGGCTCGCCTCGTACCGTCGGACGCTCCAGCAGGCGCCCAACTCGGCCTTCGGGCCCGGCGATCCCGCGGGCCGCGTCGAACTGCGCGAGGCCCTCGCCGAGTACCTGGCACGCGCGCGTGGCGTGCGCACCGAGCCGGGACGGATCGTGATCTGTTCGGGCTTCGCGCACGCCCTGCGGCTGCTCTTCCCGGGCGTGTTGCGCGGACCGCTGGCGGTCGAGTCGTACGGCCTCGGCTTCCACCGCGAGCTGCTGGCCGCCGCGTCGGTCCGGACCGTGCCGCTGCCGCTGGACGAGGACGGCGCCCAGGTGGGCGAGTTGGGCCGGGAGCGGGCGGTCCTTCTCACGCCCGCGCACCAGTTCCCGACCGGTGGCCCGCTGCACCCGGAGCGGCGGGCCGCCGCCGTCGACTGGGCACGCGCGCGTGGCGGCGTGATTCTGGAGGACGACTACGACGGCGAGTTCCGCTACGACCGCAAGCCCGTCGGCGCCGTGCAGGGACTGGACCCCGAGCGGGTCATCCACATCGGCTCGGTGAGCAAGAGTCTGTCGCCCGCGCTGCGGCTCGGCTGGATGGTCCTGCCGCGGCGGTACGTCGACGCCGTCCTCGCCGTCAAAGGCGAACGGGAGGCGTGGGCGAGCGTCCTGGAGCAGCTGACGCTCGCGGACTTCCTCGCCTCCGGGTCGTACGACCGTCATGTCCGCCGGATGCGGCAGCGGTACCGCGGGCGGCGTGACCGGCTCGTCGCGGCCCTCGTGGAGCGGGCGCCGCACATCGAGGTGACGGGGATCGCGGCCGGGCTGCACGCGGTGCTGCGGCTGCCGCCCGGCACCGAGCGGTCGGCCGTCAAGGCCGCGACCTGGCAGGGTGTCGCGCTCGACGGGCTCGCCGGGTTCCGGCATCCGGAGGCGACGATGTCCGCGCCGGACGGGCTGGTGGTGGGTTACGCGACGCCCTCGGAGCATGCGTACGGGGCGGCGTTGGAGGCGTTGTGCGGGGCGCTGCCGCCGGGTCCTTAG
- a CDS encoding carboxymuconolactone decarboxylase family protein, with protein MTTNTNANATNTNTNTNANATNMINATTAVPARLDFAKSAPKVFRALVGFDAAARDGLDPALVELIQIRASHLNHCAYCLHMHTNDARKAGESEDRLHMVPVWREARHFFTERERAALALTEAVTRVADAGVPDDVYAEAAAHFDDQELAQVLALILTINTWNRVALSTAKVAGTDERR; from the coding sequence ATGACGACGAACACGAACGCGAACGCGACGAACACGAACACGAACACGAACGCGAACGCGACGAACATGATCAACGCGACGACCGCCGTCCCCGCTCGCCTCGACTTCGCGAAGTCCGCCCCGAAGGTCTTCCGCGCCCTCGTCGGATTCGACGCGGCGGCCCGCGACGGGCTCGACCCCGCCCTCGTCGAACTGATCCAGATCCGCGCCTCCCACCTCAACCACTGCGCGTACTGCCTCCACATGCACACCAACGACGCCCGCAAGGCCGGCGAGAGCGAAGACCGGCTGCACATGGTCCCGGTGTGGCGCGAGGCCCGGCACTTCTTCACCGAGAGGGAGCGCGCGGCCCTCGCCCTGACGGAGGCGGTCACGCGCGTCGCCGACGCGGGTGTGCCCGACGACGTCTACGCGGAGGCCGCCGCCCACTTCGACGACCAGGAGCTGGCTCAGGTCCTGGCTCTCATCCTCACGATCAACACCTGGAACCGGGTCGCGCTGTCCACGGCGAAGGTGGCGGGCACGGACGAACGCCGCTGA